In the Pectinatus sottacetonis genome, AGAAGCCATCATCATAAGCATTATGGCATAATCGGCTACACCGTTGGTTGAATATGAGGCATGGCATATGTGCATATTATATTGAGCAGCAGATTTTAGATTTATGTGGTCAAATCCAATAGAACGAGTGGAAACCATTTTTACTCCGCGGTCATGAAGCTCCTTCATTAATACATTGTCAATTGGTGTGGTTATAATACTTATATACCGGCAACCCTTGACTATATCAATGTTTTCGAGTGTCAGGCCGTCGCGGCAAATGATAAGCTCAATATTTAATTCACGGCTTAATTTTTGAAAATATTCAGCTTCATCGAAATCACGATAACTGAAAACGCATACTTTTTCTTTTGACATATAAGTCAGCTCCTTAAAATTGTATATTATTATATAGGTATTTTGTTACCGGAGAATCAAGGGCGGGTATTAATAATTATTATATTATCTTTGTATATAATATATCAGTAATTATAGTTCTTAAAGGTTTAAGTGTAAAGCTGGGTGCAGAGTAATGTGCCCTATGTTATAATGAGTAGGAAAATAATTAAGATTTTTGTTAAGATAAAGTTTATTCAATATTATTATAAGGAGATTTTTGGATGATTGATGATAGACTCATTGCAGCACTTGACGTGGGAACATTTAATGAAGCAAAGACCTTGATAGAAAAGTTAGAAGATAGCGTAGTCTTTTATAAAGTGGGTATGGAGCTGTTTTATGCTGTTGGACCGCAGATAATTGTCTATTTAAAAGAAAAAAACAAGAAAATATTTCTTGATTTAAAATTGCATGATATACCCAATACGGTAGCAGAAGGTTTGGTTTCACTGATGAAATTGGGTGTGGATATTTTTAATGTGCATACGTCAGGCGGCTTTACTATGATGCATAAAGCAGCCGTCCGTATTCATGAGGAAGCAGAAAAAATGGGAATTATTGCACCCAAGTTGATAGGTGTAACAGTATTGACCAGTATTAATGAAGCAGATTGGCTGGGATTGGGAATGACTGCATCAATAAAAGAACAAGTGGTGCGCTTGGCCAAATTAGCCCAAAAAGCCGGACTTGATGGTGTGGTGGCTTCTCCCGGGGAGGCAGGATTAATACGTGAAGTTTGCGGGAATGATTTTATGATAGTGACACCTGGGGTTCGCCCGGCAGGAACTGCAGCTGATGATCAAAGCCGTATTGCTACACCAGCGCAGGCCTTGAGAAATGGTGCCAGTCAGCTAGTTGTCGGTCGGCCTATCTATGCCGCTGCTGACCCAAAGGAAGCTGCTGACAATATATTGAAGGAAATTAAAGATATAGGATAACAGGAGTAATCTACGATGATTATATTAGCTTCAGGTTCACCACGCCGTAGGGAATTGTTAGAGCAGATAGACTGCAAATTCTGCTGTGAAACAGCGCATGTTGAAGAAGTAAAAGCAGGACTACCTGAAAAGGTAGTCCTGAAGAACTCTTTAATAAAGGCACAGGATATAGCAGTCAAGCACAAAGATGCGCTGATAATAGGAGCAGATACTATTGTAGCAGTCAATGGTGTTATTTATGGCAAACCGCAGGATGAAGATGATGCTTTTAGGATGATTAGAACATTAGCAGGAAAAAAGCATCTTGTTTATACGGGACTGTCCTTGGTCTGTAATGGTAAAATGTGGCAGGATTTTGTTGTTACTGAAGTAAGTATGGCAGATATGACTGATATGGAAATAAAATCATACATTAAGACAGGTGAGCCGATGGATAAGGCTGGGGCCTACGCGGTACAAGGTAAGAGTGCGGTTTTTATAAAAGCGATAAATGGATCTTATTCTAATGTAGTGGGATTACCATTGCATAAATTGTATGAACTGAGCCAGCAGGCGGGATTTTCTTTGATGTAAGATGTGCTTTTGGCGCAACTATCCGCGAAGCAGGAGCCCTGCGACTTTAGTCGTGGTAGGTTCAGTTATAGATGAAAGCTGCTGAAAAGATTATAAGGCAGCATGGAAAACTCAATAAATAGTCATCATTTATAAGGAGTGGATATATTTGGTATATTGGTATAAAATCCATAAATGGATAAGCTGTATTTGTTTGATATTTTTTTTGCTTTTATGTATAACGGGACTACCATTAATATTTAAGAAGGAAATACATAATTATAATTTAGGACAGGCTGACTATGCTCATGCGGCAATGACTTATAAAGCTGTTTGGCAGCAGGTACCTGAGGGCGAAAAAATGATAATGACACAATATCCTAAGCAGCGTTTAAGATCTGTGTCAGTGCAACCGGAAGATGGCAGGATACTTTAC is a window encoding:
- a CDS encoding Maf family protein, yielding MIILASGSPRRRELLEQIDCKFCCETAHVEEVKAGLPEKVVLKNSLIKAQDIAVKHKDALIIGADTIVAVNGVIYGKPQDEDDAFRMIRTLAGKKHLVYTGLSLVCNGKMWQDFVVTEVSMADMTDMEIKSYIKTGEPMDKAGAYAVQGKSAVFIKAINGSYSNVVGLPLHKLYELSQQAGFSLM
- the pyrF gene encoding orotidine-5'-phosphate decarboxylase, which encodes MIDDRLIAALDVGTFNEAKTLIEKLEDSVVFYKVGMELFYAVGPQIIVYLKEKNKKIFLDLKLHDIPNTVAEGLVSLMKLGVDIFNVHTSGGFTMMHKAAVRIHEEAEKMGIIAPKLIGVTVLTSINEADWLGLGMTASIKEQVVRLAKLAQKAGLDGVVASPGEAGLIREVCGNDFMIVTPGVRPAGTAADDQSRIATPAQALRNGASQLVVGRPIYAAADPKEAADNILKEIKDIG